TTATTGAGAGAAGATAGAAACCACAAGAGAGATGTGAGAGGAAGAAGAGGTGCTGCCAGAGGCAGCGCCAACAGAGATCACCCCAGCCGGCCCACCATCTCCATAAGGAGTTGATAGGTCAGCAAAGGCATTTGTTTCTTCTCTTTAAAAATAAGATATATTACTCTATTGGCATAGGCAAAAAATTGGAGTGCGCATGATCTTGAGGTAGCAGAAGAGTTTGAAGCATCTATTTGTGTTTATAAATTAATTCTGTAATATATAAATCATTGATTCGTCTGCATTTGTGTTACTGCCAGCATCTCATTCTGAACAGTCTACAGTTTGTGAAACCATTCTCATTGCAAAATTGCCAAAAACTAATAAGAAAACCCAACCTTCTTTTTAAAGGGACCTGCTTATCCACTAACTACAGTTACCTGAATAATTTTAGCATTCAAATTAGTAGCATTACCAAGCTTGGGTTCAATAAATAATTTTACATCAACTTAATTCAAAAGGATCAATCTAATATAGTATGCATATTAAGAAGCTACATCAGTTTGCAATGAACATCATTCCTATCGGCAGCAAGAGTTTTCAATGTGCACAAACCTTGACAAATGATGTCCGGTCGTCGGCTTGCCTCTCACCATACCAGGATGTGCGCCACTCAAAATTCCTGAACAATAGTGGTTGCTATTCAACCGAAACAGGAGGATTCAGGCTAACCAGCTGAAGCAGAATAAAAGATGCACCAAAACAAGCTAGAAACGATGTGCACACGTCAGCATGCATCCTTACAAAAGGAGCACGTAAGAGATTTCTTTTTACCAAAACGAATAAGAGAAAAGAATGGCGCTGAACTAAACAAAGGGAAGTAACCATAAGTTGAGTAATATTGTTAAAAACGACAATCAACAAAACTCATTGGAATAAGATTTAAATTACATGGTCGAATAAGATCTCCTTATCTCGATGAATCTAAAACTGGTATTTTGATATCTCAATAAATCTGAGATTCAGAGTTTCTAAAAGCTGCAATAATGCTTTACAAATTAGAGCTTACCTAAAAGTAAAGAATATCTTGCCCAGAAGCCGAGGTAGGGACTCATTGAGTATGAGTATGACTATAAACTGCAAACTGCACGCTAGCTCTAATCTTGGTTGAAAGTTTTGAGAGCCAATTCTGAAGGCATCAGACTGCCAGTACCTGCAACATCTCAAGTAATATGAATACCAGTTTTGTGTAAATCATGTACTAACATTAAAAATCAATGTTGAATTTACACAACCATACTGTCAGCAACAAAGGCATGAATGAAACAAAAAGAATGTGGCCTATCTTATAATAGTAGGAAGAGCAACATAAATCCATATTCTCCTTGCAATGTGGCTTATCTAATAAAAGTACGAAGAGCAAAATAAATCTATGTTCTCCCAGCATTCTATGGTGCATGTTCTGCCTTGTTTGTGAGCAGAAGAATATGCAGGCTACTGTGAAAGTCAAGCTGTGCCTAACAATAAACATTCCAAGTTTCAGATAGGATATGAACCAAGAAAGTACTGATTTTCTATACAGACATCACACTTGTGGTGATTTCCGCGAAGAGGTGCAAGTTGTTGGCGGCGTGGGATGGCTTGGGCTCCGAGTCCAGCATCGCTGCGGCGGCCTCCCACTCCGTCCAAGCGTATGGGATGCAAAGAAGAATCCTGGGAAAATATGGGATACATGAACTATTCTGGAAGTTACAGAACTACTGAATCAAATTTAAAGAGAAAATAAA
The sequence above is drawn from the Triticum aestivum cultivar Chinese Spring chromosome 7A, IWGSC CS RefSeq v2.1, whole genome shotgun sequence genome and encodes:
- the LOC123152088 gene encoding uncharacterized protein isoform X2, with product MLQDSSLHPIRLDGVGGRRSDAGLGAQAIPRRQQLAPLRGNHHKCDVCIENQYWQSDAFRIGSQNFQPRLELACSLQFIVILILNESLPRLLGKIFFTFSNHYCSGILSGAHPGMVRGKPTTGHHLSRKQTEGLHSQGTMKPTIHVI
- the LOC123152088 gene encoding uncharacterized protein isoform X1; translation: MLQDSSLHPIRLDGVGGRRSDAGLGAQAIPRRQQLAPLRGNHHKCDVCIENQYWQSDAFRIGSQNFQPRLELACSLQFIVILILNESLPRLLGKIFFTFRNFEWRTSWYGERQADDRTSFVKEANRRTTLTRNHEANDPRHLDVLAFILYN
- the LOC123152088 gene encoding uncharacterized protein isoform X3, giving the protein MQSKRILLCIPYAWTEWEAAAAMLDSEPKPSHAANNLHLFAEITTSVMYWQSDAFRIGSQNFQPRLELACSLQFIVILILNESLPRLLGKIFFTFRNFEWRTSWYGERQADDRTSFVKEANRRTTLTRNHEANDPRHLDVLAFILYN
- the LOC123152088 gene encoding uncharacterized protein isoform X4 produces the protein MQSKRILLCIPYAWTEWEAAAAMLDSEPKPSHAANNLHLFAEITTSVMYWQSDAFRIGSQNFQPRLELACSLQFIVILILNESLPRLLGKIFFTFSNHYCSGILSGAHPGMVRGKPTTGHHLSRKQTEGLHSQGTMKPTIHVI
- the LOC123152088 gene encoding uncharacterized protein isoform X5, translating into MLDSEPKPSHAANNLHLFAEITTSVMYWQSDAFRIGSQNFQPRLELACSLQFIVILILNESLPRLLGKIFFTFRNFEWRTSWYGERQADDRTSFVKEANRRTTLTRNHEANDPRHLDVLAFILYN